From the genome of Spinacia oleracea cultivar Varoflay chromosome 2, BTI_SOV_V1, whole genome shotgun sequence, one region includes:
- the LOC110775303 gene encoding uncharacterized protein: MTFMDTAGYYDPIQYPLLFPYGSYGWSINSLDTNGRTIPCRAFYAYLFQIRLHVISIILLAGRLFQQFIVDNFVKIEANKLRWLRDHQDTIRAELYQGLQDCLDAGELNPVNAGKKTILPSSFVGSPRDMNQRYQDAMALVQHYGKPDLFVTMTCNPTWREIVEELLPGQTPQDRPDLITRIFHAKFEEFKSDVVDKSALGKVVAYVYVVEFQKSGLPHVHMLLILDENDKPRSPEEYDKIVRAEIPDRDEEPRLYDVVLKHMIHKPCGAGRRNSSCMENGVCKRKFPKSFSASTIQGDNSYPIYRRRGDRPAVPLHENSTTYVDNKWVVPYNSWLLLKYDCHINVEICSSIKCVKYLYKYVHKGVDRVSMEVRTGSENNEIQQFVDARWVCAPEALWRIYQFTLTRMCPSVERLQLHLQNRQQIRFNTNQSIEDILQMPQNSRTMLTEFFKMNVSDPEARKYLYIEFPQHYRWLTSSKNMEKKEE, encoded by the exons ATGACTTTTATGGACACGGCTGGATACTATGACCCCATTCAATATCCTTTACTCTTTCCATATGGTTCTTATGGATGGTCGATTAATAGTCTTGACACTAATGGAAGAACTATTCCTTGCCGAGCTTTCTATGCCTACCTCTTTCAA ATACGGCTACATGTCATATCCATCATCTTATTAGCAGGGCGATTATTCCAGCAATTTATAGTtgataattttgtcaaaattgagGCTAATAAGCTGAGATGGCTTCGAGACCATCAAGATACCATAAGAGCTGAATTATACCAAGGCTTGCAAGATTGTTTGGATGCGGGAGAACTCAATCCAG TAAATGCCGGTAAAAAAACTATTTTGCCTTCTTCGTTTGTTGGAAGCCCACGAGACATGAACCAACGATACCAAGATGCAATGGCATTGGTTCAACATTATGGAAAGCCTGACCTTTTTGTGACTATGACATGCAACCCAACATGGAGAGAGATTGTGGAAGAGTTATTGCCCGGTCAGACACCACAAGATCGCCCCGACTTAATCACCAGGATATTTCATGCAAAATTTGAGGAGTTTAAGAGTGATGTTGTTGACAAAAGTGCCCTTGGAAAGGTTGTGGCGTATGTTTATGTTGTTGAGTTCCAGAAAAGTGGTCTTCCACATGTCCACATGTTACTAATACTGGATGAAAATGATAAACCAAGATCACCTGAAGAATATGACAAAATTGTCAGAGCTGAGATACCTGATAGAGATGAGGAGCCACGATTATATGATGTTGTTCTTAAACATATGATCCATAAACCGTGTGGTGCTGGACGTCGAAATTCATCTTGCATGGAAAATGGAGTTTGTAAACGAAAATTTCCTAAATCATTTTCTGCAAGTACTATCCAAGGTGATAACTCTTACCCTATTTACCGTCGTCGTGGTGATCGCCCTGCAGTACCTTTGCATGAGAATAGCACAACATATGTTGATAATAAGTGGGTTGTTCCATATAATTCATGGCTTCTACTAAAGTATGATTGTCATATTAATGTAGAGATTTGTAGTAGCATCAAGTGTGTCAAATATTTATACAAATATGTGCACAAGGGTGTCGACCGTGTTTCCATGGAAGTTCGAACAGGATCAGAAAACAACGAGATTCAACAATTTGTAGATGCTAGATGGGTTTGTGCACCAGAGGCATTATGGAGAATTTATCAATTTACACTTACTCGAATGTGTCCATCTGTGGAACGATTACAACTCCACCTACAAAATCGGCAACAGATAAGGTTTAACACAAATCAATCTATTGAAGATATCCTCCAAATGCCACAAAACTCGCGAACCATGCTCACTGaattctttaagatgaatgtCTCTGATCCTGAAGCAAGGAAGTACCTTTACATAGAATTCCCTCAACATTATCGGTGGTTAACATCATCAAAAAACATGGAGAAAAAGGAGGAATAA
- the LOC110775304 gene encoding uncharacterized protein gives MEGERFFLRFLLNHVRGPESFQHLRTVKGIVYPTFREAAEKQGLMENDASIRECLLEASNSKMPSSLRKLFVTLLVYCQPTGVRSLWDEFYHFMAEDYNFPSPSNTNLVRDSVLYDVERMLKQLGKTITDYDLPDISIQLDGNIQLARAIHEEVSALVPPEDVHCVEHLNDDQRNSFDVIMEAIDGDTGRLFFIDGPGGTGKTYLYRAILATIKLRGQFGLAVASSGIAATLLHRGKTAHKTFGIPVTLHASSTWKFSKQDIEAQLVKHAAVIIWDEATMTHRHAYEAVDRSIRDLMGVDSPFGGKVVVFGGDFRQILLVVPKGTKAQTIDACLVRSTLWRHVQLLRLNQNMRSRNDEEFAEFLLRVGDGCEPMVDENMIKLPTSLCVTDGNHNSIDILVHEIFPSLTEHVGDVTYMVERAIITPTNNEANMLNEKILNEFVGEEKIYYSFDSVSEDRQNLYQPEFLNSLSFGGLPPHLLRLKVGSPIMLLRNIDASNGLCNGTRLICCRLMDHVIEAEILIGHCKGTRVFIPRIPLKTAEDVKLPFEMTRKQFPVKLCYALTINKSQGQTIPHVGIYLPQHVFSHGQLYVALSRGTSRQTTKILVSKGDIRGRNGVFTKNVVYKEVLLPRIS, from the coding sequence ATGGAAGGAGAAAGATTTTTCTTGCGTTTTCTCTTAAATCATGTCAGAGGCCCAGAATCATTCCAACATCTTCGAACTGTCAAAGGAATTGTCTATCCTACTTTTAGAGAAGCAGCTGAAAAACAAGGTTTAATGGAGAACGATGCAAGCATTCGTGAATGTTTACTTGAAGCATCTAACTCCAAAATGCCATCATCATTGAGAAAATTATTTGTCACACTATTGGTCTATTGCCAACCAACTGGAGTTCGATCTTTATGGGATGAATTCTACCATTTCATGGCTGAAGACTACAATTTTCCATCCCCATCAAATACAAATTTGGTGCGTGACTCTGTTCTCTATGATGTAGAACGCATGTTGAAGCAATTGGGTAAGACTATCACTGATTATGACCTCCCTGATATAAGCATCCAATTAGATGGCAACATACAATTGGCCAGAGCTATACATGAAGAAGTATCCGCACTAGTGCCCCCTGAAGATGTGCATTGTGTTGAACATCTTAATGATGACCAACGTAATTCGTTTGATGTTATAATGGAAGCTATTGATGGAGATACTGGTCGATTATTCTTCATAGATGGCCCTGGTGGGACCGGTAAGACCTATTTATATCGTGCTATACTTGCAACTATTAAGCTTAGAGGACAATTTGGTCTTGCAGTAGCTAGCTCAGGTATCGCTGCCACACTATTGCATAGAGGAAAAACTGCTCATAAAACTTTTGGAATTCCGGTAACACTACATGCTTCATCGACATGGAAGTTCAGCAAACAGGATATTGAAgcacaattagttaagcatgccGCTGTTATAATATGGGATGAAGCAACAATGACTCATAGACATGCATATGAGGCCGTTGATCGTAGTATAAGAGATTTAATGGGGGTTGACAGTCCGTTTGGTGGTAAGGTCGTAGTTTTTGGTGGAGATTTTAGACAAATCCTTCTCGTTGTACCTAAAGGAACAAAAGCACAAACCATAGATGCATGTTTGGTGAGGTCAACACTATGGAGACATGTTCAACTACTTCGCCTCAATCAGAATATGAGATCCAGAAATGATGAAGAGTTTGCAGAATTTCTTTTAAGAGTTGGTGATGGATGTGAGCCTATGGTTGATGAAAACATGATAAAGTTACCAACCTCATTGTGTGTAACAGATGGAAATCATAACTCAATTGATATCTTAGTTCACGAGATATTCCCAAGCTTAACTGAGCATGTTGGTGATGTGACTTACATGGTAGAGAGAGCTATAATAACTCCAACAAATAATGAAGCTAACATGTTGAATGAAAAGATACTCAACGAATTTGTGGGGGAAGAAAAAATTTACTACTCCTTTGACTCAGTGTCAGAAGATCGCCAAAATCTCTATCAGCCAGAATTCTTAAATTCATTGTCATTTGGCGGCCTACCACCGCATCTTCTGAGATTAAAAGTTGGTTCACCGATCATGCTATTGAGGAATATTGATGCAAGTAATGGATTGTGCAATGGGACAAGATTAATCTGTTGCCGGTTAATGGATCATGTGATTGAGGCTGAAATCTTGATCGGACACTGTAAAGGGACACGGGTGTTCATTCCACGCATTCCTTTGAAAACAGCTGAAGATGTAAAGTTGCCATTTGAAATGACTCGAAAACAGTTTCCTGTGAAATTGTGCTATGCTTTGACTATTAACAAATCTCAAGGGCAAACCATTCCTCATGTTGGTATTTATCTTCCACAACATGTTTTTAGTCATGGTCAGTTGTATGTTGCACTATCGAGAGGGACTTCCCGACAAACAACCAAAATTTTGGTTAGCAAAGGTGATATTCGAGGAAGAAATGGTGTATTCACAAAAAACGTTGTTTACAAAGAAGTTCTCTTGCCTCGAATTTCTTAA
- the LOC110775302 gene encoding uncharacterized protein, whose translation MSIISTSLSLHSLSPNPNSKQFFSLISNPSPFPTSYSPKCFVIRCAKRSRRTGKLRYPSEKKKLKQIHKEKMDVKDKFEGSWRLSKLNVEIDKDPGKDFLGVSDGLLEQIAKVLEFPVASFLPAEAFTVVRKSFDARKLLKTPKFVYTVDMDVDKLLTFEPRLWDFISEMEPKMGLVEHIPQEKAVGDLFSLLHDCKKDQEGTLTVDAGSNGSIPSYKPKVAVVGSGPAGLFAALVLGELGADVTLIERGQPVEQRGRDIGALVVRRIIQPESNFCFGEGGAGTWSDGKLVTRIGKNGDSVQAVLRTLVHFGAPKSILVDGKPHLGTDRLVPLLRSFRQHLQALDVSIKFGTRVDDLLVEGGTVKGVKVSDVTKNSLIYSQELSYDAVVLAVGHSARDVYQMLLSHNVELIPKDFAIGLRIEHPQQLINSIQYAALAAEVQGGRGKVPVADYKIANYLSGEDAESSYASASRGCYSFCMCPGGQVVLTSTNPSELCINGMSFSRRSSKWANSALVVTVSSKDFESLNFHGALAGVAFQKELEQRAAVMGGGNFVVPVQTVTDFLEERISDTCLPQSSYRLGVKASNLHELFPSHITKALQDSILMFEKELPGFISKEGLLHGVETRTSSPVQIPRNSATFESTSLKGLYPVGEGAGFAGGIVSAAVDGLYAGFAAAKNLGLITADVESLLGKAQSSGLTKY comes from the exons ATGTCCATTATCTCAACCTCACTCTCACTACATTCTCTCTCTCCAAacccaaattctaagcaatttTTCTCTCTAATCTCAAACCCATCTCCATTTCCCACCTCATACTCACCCAAATGTTTCGTAATTCGATGCGCAAAGAGGTCAAGAAGAACAGGGAAGCTGCGTTACCCATCAGAGAAGAAGAAGCTCAAACAAATTCATAAGGAGAAAATGGATGTTAAGGATAAATTTGAAGGGTCTTGGAGATTGTCTAAACTTAATGTTGAAATTGATAAAGACCCTGGTAAAGATTTTCTTGGTGTTTCTGATGGTCTCCTTGAACAAATTGCCAAAGTTCTCGAATTCCCG GTTGCCTCTTTCCTTCCAGCAGAAGCATTCACAGTGGTTAGAAAGTCATTTGATGCGCGAAAG CTATTGAAGACACCTAAGTTTGTTTACACAGTTGACATGGATGTCGACAAGCTCTTAACTTTCGAACCTCGGTTATGGGATTTCATCTCCGAGATGGAGCCTAAGATGGGACTTGTTGAGCATATTCCCCAAGAAAAAGCTGTTGGTGATTTATTTAGTTTATTACACGACTGCAAGAAGGATCAGGAAGGTACTTTAACAGTGGATGCTGGTAGTAACGGTAGTATCCCATCTTACAAACCGAAAGTTGCTGTTGTTGGTAGTGGTCCTGCGGGTTTGTTTGCTGCTCTTGTGCTCGGTGAGCTGGGTGCTGATGTTACCTTAATTGAACGAGGCCAACCAGTAGAACAAAGAGGGCGTGACATAGGTGCGTTGGTGGTTCGCCGGATAATACAACCAGAAAGTAACTTTTGCTTTGGGGAG GGTGGTGCAGGTACATGGAGTGATGGGAAGCTTGTCACAAGAATCGGGAAGAATGGTGACAGTGTTCAGGCG GTCTTGAGGACGCTAGTTCACTTTGGAGCTCCAAAGAGTATCTTGGTTGATGGGAAGCCTCACCTAGGGACAGACAGGTTGGTTCCGCTGCTTCGCAGTTTCAGGCAACATTTGCAGGCCCTGGAT GTCTCAATCAAATTTGGAACAAGGGTTGATGATCTGCTTGTAGAGGGCGGGACTGTTAAAGGGGTCAAAGTTTCAGATGTTACAAAAAACTCACTAATCTATAGCCAAGAATTGAGTTATGATGCAGTGGTTCTGGCTGTTGGGCATTCTGCAAGAGATGTATACCAGATGCTCTTATCACACAACGTGGAATTGATTCCGAAGGACTTTGCT ATTGGCCTGCGGATTGAGCATCCCCAACAACTGATAAACAGCATACAG TACGCCGCATTAGCCGCTGAAGTTCAAGGAGGACGTGGAAAGGTACCAGTTGCAGATTATAAGATTGCAAACTATCTCAGTGGAGAGGATGCGGAATCATCCTATGCATCTGCAAGCCGTGGCTGCTACTCTTTTTGCATGTGTCCTGGAGGACAG GTTGTTCTCACAAGTACAAATCCGTCAGAGCTCTGTATTAAcggaatgtcattttctcgaCGTTCATCGAAATGGGCTAACTCGGCACTAGTTGTTACAGTCTCATCAAAAGATTTTGAGAGCTTAAATTTTCACGGAGCCCTTGCTGGTGTTGCCTTTCAG AAAGAACTAGAGCAAAGAGCAGCTGTCATGGGAGGTGGTAATTTTGTTGTTCCTGTGCAGACAGTCACTGACTTTCTTGAAGAGCGAATATCAG ATACGTGTTTGCCACAGTCAAGCTATCGATTAGGAGTCAAGGCTTCAAATCTCCACGAGCTATTTCCTTCTCACATAACTAAGGCTCTACAGGATTCAATCTTGATGTTTGAGAAAGAG CTCCCAGGATTTATCTCAAAAGAGGGCCTTTTACACGGAGTAGAG ACGAGAACGAGTTCTCCGGTTCAAATTCCAAGAAACAGTGCCACTTTCGAGAGCACGAGCTTAAAGGGATTATATCCAGTGGGAGAAGGGGCAGGTTTTGCCGGAGGAATAGTTAGTGCAGCCGTTGATGGGTTGTATGCTGGTTTTGCCGCGGCCAAAAATCTGGGGTTGATAACTGCTGATGTCGAATCTCTTCTAGGCAAGGCACAGAGTTCTGGGCTTACCAAGTATTAA
- the LOC110775301 gene encoding 60S ribosomal protein L32-1, with the protein MAVPKLVKKIVKKRVKQFKRPQHDRRMCVKTNWRRPKGIDSRVRRKFKGVTLMPNIGYGSDKKTRHFLPNGFKKFVVHNVSDLELLMMHNRTYCAEIAHNISTKKRKDIVERAAQLDVVVINKLARLRSQEDE; encoded by the exons ATGGCCGTTCCTAAATTGGTCAAGAAGATCGTTAAGAAGCGGGTTAAGCAGTTCAAGCGTCCGCAACATGACAGGCGGATGTGTGTCAAG ACTAACTGGCGTAGGCCAAAGGGTATTGATTCTCGAGTGAGGAGAAAGTTTAAGGGAGTTACTTTGATGCCCAACATTGGTTATGGTTCTGACAAAAAGACTAGGCACTTTCTTCCCAATGGCTTCAAGAAGTTTGTCGTCCACAATGTCAGCGATCTAGAACTTCTTATGATGCATAATCG AACCTACTGTGCTGAGATCGCTCACAACATCTCAACGAAGAAGAGAAAGGATATCGTCGAGCGTGCTGCACAGTTGGATGTCGTAGTCATTAACAAACTTGCTCGCTTGCGTAGCCAGGAAGACGAGTAA